A region of Vitis vinifera cultivar Pinot Noir 40024 chromosome 13, ASM3070453v1 DNA encodes the following proteins:
- the LOC104881080 gene encoding embryo-specific protein ATS3A, producing MIQLSVEQTIILIFLTIVTITSSAADRLQPTSHVLQASPGNCSYSIEIETTCAPSAETTDRISVRFSDMAGNLVIVKHLKNPKLLYAPRGMKNPGGVYGGFQRCAIDMFEASGACMSHIVCSLYLKKFGSDGWRPGWVKVLHRWDDGRLAPVSHTFYFRTFVPENVWYGFDYCRSRGGLTPHIASFNG from the coding sequence ATGATACAACTCTCAGTAGAGCAAACTATAATACTCATCTTCCTCACCATTGTCACCATCACTTCTTCCGCAGCCGACAGACTCCAACCCACCTCCCATGTCCTCCAGGCTTCCCCGGGAAACTGCTCATACTCAATTGAGATTGAGACAACCTGTGCACCATCTGCCGAGACAACCGATCGCATTAGTGTTAGGTTCAGTGACATGGCAGGGAATCTAGTCATAGTGAAGCACCTGAAGAACCCAAAGTTGTTATATGCTCCAAGAGGTATGAAGAATCCAGGTGGTGTGTACGGTGGTTTCCAGCGTTGCGCCATAGACATGTTTGAGGCCAGTGGAGCATGCATGAGCCATATCGTGTGCTCACTGTACCTTAAGAAATTCGGGTCAGATGGATGGAGACCTGGTTGGGTGAAGGTACTCCACCGATGGGATGATGGGCGTTTAGCACCAGTGTCACACACATTCTACTTTAGGACCTTTGTGCCAGAAAATGTATGGTATGGGTTTGATTATTGTCGCTCCAGAGGGGGCCTTACGCCTCATATTGCAAGTTTTAATGGTTAG